A stretch of Janibacter endophyticus DNA encodes these proteins:
- a CDS encoding universal stress protein gives MATASEQQSTPQGAVVVAVDGTSKDEAVLTWAAHSAQRRGTSLHVVSVADLGVSAFGGPESAGGGAVIDQLLEGAGSAISSAVERLTAIAPEVQVTSEAVTGSPSRVLVDAAENAAIVVVGSSRASRLERVVLGSVSAAVIQHANAPVVLVPEGSGAGPARVVVGVDGSSHSRAAARTAIDVARHAGARVLVLTAWNVEVVGGVVVTEPGSPEWEQVETRYRGVAEEVVAQAQSDIAGGATVAPGVEARAEGSAEVTVEVRRGSPASVLLDEVADDDLLVVGTRGRGGFRGLLLGSVSQRVLEAAPCPVLVTRG, from the coding sequence ATGGCCACCGCATCGGAGCAGCAGTCCACGCCCCAGGGCGCAGTCGTCGTCGCAGTCGACGGCACGAGCAAGGACGAGGCGGTCCTCACCTGGGCCGCCCACTCGGCCCAGCGCCGGGGGACCTCCCTCCACGTCGTGAGCGTCGCCGACCTCGGCGTCTCCGCCTTCGGCGGGCCGGAGTCCGCCGGCGGGGGAGCGGTCATCGACCAGCTCCTCGAGGGTGCCGGCTCCGCCATCAGCTCGGCCGTCGAGCGGCTGACCGCGATCGCTCCCGAGGTCCAGGTGACCTCGGAGGCCGTCACCGGCAGCCCGTCGCGGGTCCTCGTCGACGCCGCTGAGAACGCCGCGATCGTCGTCGTCGGCTCCAGCCGCGCGAGCCGCCTCGAGCGGGTCGTCCTCGGCAGCGTCTCCGCGGCCGTCATCCAGCACGCCAACGCCCCGGTCGTGCTCGTCCCCGAGGGCAGCGGCGCCGGCCCGGCCCGGGTCGTCGTCGGTGTCGACGGCAGCAGCCACTCGCGGGCGGCCGCCCGGACGGCCATCGACGTCGCCCGGCACGCGGGCGCGCGCGTCCTCGTGCTCACGGCGTGGAACGTCGAGGTCGTCGGCGGCGTCGTCGTCACCGAGCCCGGCAGCCCGGAGTGGGAGCAGGTCGAGACCCGCTACCGCGGGGTCGCCGAGGAGGTCGTCGCGCAGGCTCAGTCCGACATCGCGGGCGGGGCCACCGTCGCCCCCGGCGTGGAGGCCCGGGCCGAGGGCTCGGCCGAGGTCACGGTCGAGGTCCGGCGGGGCTCGCCCGCCTCGGTGCTCCTCGACGAGGTGGCCGACGACGACCTCCTCGTCGTCGGGACGCGCGGGCGCGGCGGCTTCCGCGGCCTGCTCCTCGGGTCGGTGAGCCAGCGGGTCCTCGAGGCCGCGCCCTGCCCCGTCCTCGTCACGAGGGGCTGA
- a CDS encoding YnfA family protein, producing the protein MPDVARSLVLFALAALAEIGGAWLVWQGVREHRGWLWIGAGVIALGAYGFVATLQPDAHFGRILAAYGGVFVAGSLAWGMAVDGFRPDRWDVAGALICLLGVAVIMYAPRSA; encoded by the coding sequence ATGCCCGACGTCGCCCGCTCCCTCGTCCTCTTCGCCCTCGCGGCGCTCGCCGAGATCGGTGGAGCCTGGCTCGTCTGGCAGGGCGTGCGGGAGCACCGGGGCTGGCTGTGGATCGGCGCGGGTGTCATCGCGCTCGGGGCCTACGGCTTCGTCGCGACGCTCCAGCCGGACGCGCACTTCGGCCGGATCCTCGCGGCTTACGGGGGTGTCTTCGTCGCCGGCTCGCTCGCCTGGGGCATGGCTGTCGACGGCTTCCGACCGGACCGGTGGGACGTCGCCGGCGCCCTGATCTGCCTGCTCGGCGTGGCGGTCATCATGTACGCGCCCCGCTCGGCCTGA
- the trpB gene encoding tryptophan synthase subunit beta has translation MPRFTHADETGAFGRYGGAYLPPHLEAPIAEVAQAYREAMADPSFMDEYRTLLREYVGRPSPLYLARRLTEHLGGARVYLKREDLNHTGSHKINHCLGEGLLARRMGKKKLIAETGAGQHGVALATAAALLGLECEIHMGGIDVEKQHMNVVRMEMLGAKVVAVETGGRCLKDAVDSAFGTYAADYEDVFFGIGSVVGPHPYPSMVRDFQSVVGAEAREQILEKEGRLPDVVMACVGGGSNAMGLFSGFLEDEAVRVIGVEPAGEGVDTARHAATMTKGSDGTLHGMATLVLQEADGEPSPVHSIASGLDYPGVGPQHAWLREIGRAEYVSVTDDETLEAFSLLCRLEGIIPALESSHAVAHAMKVAPTMSADDVVVVNLSGRGDKDVDYIAEVLKNR, from the coding sequence GTGCCACGTTTCACCCACGCCGACGAGACCGGGGCCTTCGGCCGCTACGGCGGCGCCTACCTCCCGCCCCACCTCGAGGCGCCGATCGCCGAGGTGGCGCAGGCCTACCGCGAGGCGATGGCCGACCCGAGCTTCATGGACGAGTACCGGACCCTCCTGCGCGAGTACGTCGGCCGGCCCTCACCGCTCTACCTGGCCCGGCGGCTCACCGAGCACCTCGGGGGCGCACGGGTCTACCTCAAGCGCGAGGACCTCAACCACACCGGGTCGCACAAGATCAACCACTGCCTCGGCGAGGGACTCCTGGCCCGACGGATGGGCAAGAAGAAGCTCATCGCCGAGACCGGCGCCGGCCAGCACGGTGTCGCCCTGGCGACGGCCGCGGCACTGCTCGGTCTCGAGTGCGAGATCCACATGGGCGGCATCGATGTCGAGAAGCAGCACATGAACGTCGTGCGCATGGAGATGCTCGGCGCGAAGGTCGTCGCCGTCGAGACCGGTGGTCGCTGCCTCAAGGACGCGGTCGACTCGGCCTTCGGGACCTACGCCGCGGACTACGAGGACGTCTTCTTCGGCATCGGGTCGGTCGTCGGCCCGCACCCCTACCCCTCGATGGTGCGGGACTTCCAGTCGGTGGTCGGCGCCGAGGCCCGCGAGCAGATCCTGGAGAAGGAGGGCCGGCTGCCCGACGTCGTCATGGCCTGCGTCGGCGGCGGGTCCAACGCGATGGGCCTTTTCTCCGGGTTCCTCGAGGACGAGGCGGTCCGAGTCATCGGGGTCGAGCCCGCGGGCGAGGGTGTCGACACCGCGCGGCACGCCGCGACCATGACGAAGGGGTCCGACGGCACCCTGCACGGGATGGCGACCCTCGTCCTCCAGGAGGCGGACGGCGAGCCATCGCCGGTGCACTCGATCGCCTCCGGGCTGGACTACCCCGGGGTCGGCCCTCAGCACGCCTGGCTGCGGGAGATCGGCCGCGCGGAGTACGTCTCGGTCACCGACGACGAGACCCTCGAGGCGTTCTCGCTGCTGTGCCGGCTCGAGGGGATCATCCCGGCGCTGGAGAGCTCGCACGCCGTCGCGCACGCGATGAAGGTCGCCCCGACGATGTCAGCCGACGACGTCGTCGTCGTCAACCTCTCCGGCCGCGGGGACAAGGACGTCGACTACATCGCCGAGGTCCTCAAGAACCGCTAG
- a CDS encoding peptide ABC transporter substrate-binding protein has translation MRANSRAMAVAGISAVALLATACGGDSDSDSTDAGSAGGAGKTGGEIVMGGCNPENPLVAGNTAETCGGDVLDVLTAKLMKYDPETAEASEDIAESIETEDNQNFTVKIKKGYKFHDGTEVKAKNFVDAWNYTAFGPNAQQGGYFFEPFEGYEEVSGEDSKVKELSGLKVVDDYTFTIKTTGKVSNLPLRLGYTAFAPQPDSFFEDEDKEAFGKSPVAAGPYKFVSWEDNKSIVLEKFADYSGERGGQVDKITFQIFQDQDAEYTALQAGQVDIIRQVPASALVDDTYKTDLPDRNLDEPNSTLQFLGLNYKVDKKLADVKVRQAISMAIDRPTIIKEIFNNAFTPATGWVSPVVDGYKEGACGEYCTYDPEKAKQLLEEGGGYDGKLTLTYNGDGGHKEWTEAVCNSIKNAIEIDCVATPTVDFATMLTALGEREVKGLYRMGWVMDYPSIENYLAPIYGKGASSNYSDFDSPEFQKKMAEANAAATPEEANALYQEAEGIVAEDFTTIPTWYGKTIIGWSEKVDNVKATPFGNPDLTQVTVK, from the coding sequence ATGCGAGCCAACTCTCGCGCGATGGCCGTTGCCGGTATCTCCGCTGTCGCGCTCCTCGCGACAGCGTGTGGTGGCGACAGCGACAGCGACAGCACCGACGCCGGCAGCGCCGGGGGTGCGGGCAAGACCGGTGGCGAGATCGTCATGGGTGGCTGCAACCCGGAGAACCCGCTCGTCGCGGGCAACACCGCTGAGACCTGTGGTGGTGACGTCCTGGACGTCCTCACCGCCAAGCTCATGAAGTACGACCCCGAGACCGCTGAGGCCAGCGAGGACATCGCGGAGTCGATCGAGACCGAGGACAACCAGAACTTCACGGTCAAGATCAAGAAGGGCTACAAGTTCCACGACGGCACCGAGGTCAAGGCGAAGAACTTCGTCGACGCCTGGAACTACACCGCCTTCGGCCCGAACGCCCAGCAGGGTGGCTACTTCTTCGAGCCCTTCGAGGGCTACGAGGAGGTCTCCGGCGAGGACTCCAAGGTCAAGGAGCTCAGCGGCCTCAAGGTCGTTGACGACTACACCTTCACCATCAAGACGACGGGCAAGGTCTCCAACCTCCCGCTGCGCCTCGGCTACACGGCCTTCGCGCCGCAGCCCGACTCCTTCTTCGAGGACGAGGACAAGGAGGCGTTCGGCAAGAGCCCGGTCGCCGCCGGCCCGTACAAGTTCGTCTCGTGGGAGGACAACAAGTCCATCGTCCTCGAGAAGTTCGCCGACTACTCCGGCGAGCGTGGCGGCCAGGTCGACAAGATCACCTTCCAGATCTTCCAGGACCAGGACGCCGAGTACACCGCGCTCCAGGCCGGACAGGTCGACATCATCCGTCAGGTCCCCGCGTCGGCCCTCGTCGACGACACGTACAAGACGGACCTCCCGGACCGCAACCTCGACGAGCCGAACTCCACGCTGCAGTTCCTCGGCCTGAACTACAAGGTCGACAAGAAGCTCGCCGACGTCAAGGTCCGCCAGGCGATCTCCATGGCCATCGACCGGCCGACGATCATCAAGGAGATCTTCAACAACGCCTTCACGCCTGCCACCGGCTGGGTCTCCCCGGTCGTCGACGGGTACAAGGAAGGTGCCTGCGGCGAGTACTGCACCTACGACCCCGAGAAGGCCAAGCAGCTCCTCGAGGAGGGCGGCGGCTACGACGGCAAGCTCACCCTGACCTACAACGGTGACGGTGGCCACAAGGAGTGGACCGAGGCGGTCTGCAACTCGATCAAGAACGCCATCGAGATCGACTGCGTCGCCACCCCGACGGTCGACTTCGCCACCATGCTGACCGCGCTCGGCGAGCGTGAGGTCAAGGGTCTCTACCGCATGGGCTGGGTCATGGACTACCCGTCGATCGAGAACTACCTCGCCCCGATCTACGGCAAGGGCGCCAGCTCGAACTACTCGGACTTCGACAGCCCGGAGTTCCAGAAGAAGATGGCTGAGGCCAACGCGGCAGCGACCCCGGAGGAGGCGAACGCCCTCTACCAGGAGGCCGAGGGCATCGTCGCCGAGGACTTCACCACCATCCCGACGTGGTACGGCAAGACCATCATCGGTTGGTCCGAGAAGGTCGACAACGTCAAGGCCACGCCGTTCGGCAACCCGGACCTCACCCAGGTCACCGTCAAGTGA
- a CDS encoding SRPBCC family protein → MDTENRVVSATREIAAPADRIFELIADPTLQPRWDGNDNLDEIVRGERVRAVGEIFSMRTTKGKVRDNLVVDFEEGRRIAWRPGAEGGEPAGHEWRWELEPVDEGRTSVTHTYDWTDLTDESRFQRARWTTSERLMASIDRLAEIAESQD, encoded by the coding sequence ATGGACACCGAGAACCGGGTCGTCTCCGCCACGCGCGAGATCGCCGCCCCCGCCGACCGCATCTTCGAGCTCATCGCCGACCCGACCCTCCAGCCGCGCTGGGACGGCAACGACAACCTCGACGAGATCGTCCGGGGCGAGCGCGTCCGGGCGGTCGGTGAGATCTTCTCCATGCGGACGACGAAGGGCAAGGTCCGCGACAACCTCGTCGTGGACTTCGAGGAGGGGCGCCGGATCGCGTGGCGTCCCGGGGCCGAAGGGGGTGAGCCCGCCGGTCACGAGTGGCGCTGGGAGCTCGAGCCGGTCGATGAGGGGCGGACCTCGGTGACGCACACCTACGACTGGACCGACCTCACCGACGAGAGCCGCTTCCAGCGGGCCCGGTGGACGACGTCCGAGCGGCTCATGGCCTCGATCGACCGGCTCGCCGAGATCGCGGAGTCCCAGGACTGA
- the malQ gene encoding 4-alpha-glucanotransferase, which yields MSDSLPQPLVDLAQAKGVSTDYWDWQGRHTHIPETALRKVLTALGEDVSSVAAVAASLHEARVAGWRRTLPPTVVARAAGNRRVLVHVVHGSGVRVRVRLEGGGERDLVQVEHNVSAVEVDGVLVGEAAFEVPADLPLGYHQLAVDVEGELTPSLAESRSGTLVVVPDRLDLPAALAGEPATGLMTQLYQVRSERSWGIGDLGVLRELASWAAERHGHDFVLVNPLHAAEPVAPIEPSPYLPTSRRFVNPMYIDVESLPGAEGLSAEARARIAGLGGEAAPLNRSEVLERDASWTLKRQALQAAFAELAPQQAGELDAWVEAEGEGLVRFATWCVLAETHGPLWDTEWPVELRDPRSSAVAAVQQDRADEIAFVCWLQWVAQQQLATVQDAAREAGMRVGVIHDLAVGIHPEGADSWALGSALARGVTVGAPPDQFNQRGQDWSQPPWRPDRLADLGYRPYREMIQSVLRDAGGVRVDHIIGLFRLWWIPEGHAPTDGAYVRYDHEAMIGILALEAHRAGALVVGEDLGVVEPWVREHLTERGILGTSVVWFEWGDDGRPLPPEAYRRLCLATVTTHDLPPTAGYLGLRHVDLRDELGLLTRPVEEEREAERAVVGIVEDTLVAAGLLAADARGDIPAVAAALHDWLAATPSLLKGVALTDLVGDVRTINQPGTDEEYANWRLPLAGPDEQTLLLEDVAGL from the coding sequence GTGAGCGACTCCCTCCCGCAGCCTCTCGTCGACCTCGCCCAGGCGAAGGGGGTCTCGACCGACTACTGGGACTGGCAGGGTCGGCACACCCACATCCCCGAGACTGCGCTGCGCAAGGTCCTCACGGCGCTCGGTGAGGACGTCTCCTCCGTCGCAGCGGTCGCCGCCTCGTTGCACGAGGCGAGGGTCGCCGGCTGGCGCCGGACCCTCCCGCCCACCGTCGTCGCCCGGGCCGCGGGCAACCGCCGGGTGCTCGTCCACGTCGTCCACGGCAGCGGGGTGCGGGTCCGCGTCCGGCTCGAAGGGGGTGGCGAGCGCGACCTCGTCCAGGTCGAGCACAACGTCTCTGCGGTGGAGGTCGACGGCGTGCTCGTCGGCGAGGCCGCCTTCGAGGTCCCGGCCGACCTCCCGCTCGGGTACCACCAGCTGGCCGTCGACGTCGAGGGTGAGCTCACCCCTTCGCTCGCGGAGAGCCGGTCCGGCACCCTCGTCGTCGTCCCCGACCGGCTCGACCTGCCGGCCGCCCTGGCGGGCGAGCCGGCGACCGGCCTGATGACCCAGCTCTACCAGGTGCGCTCGGAAAGGTCTTGGGGGATCGGGGACCTCGGGGTGCTGCGCGAGCTCGCGTCCTGGGCCGCGGAGCGCCACGGTCACGACTTCGTCCTCGTCAACCCGCTCCACGCCGCCGAGCCGGTCGCCCCCATCGAGCCCTCGCCCTACCTGCCGACCTCGCGCCGCTTCGTCAACCCGATGTACATCGACGTCGAGAGCCTGCCGGGCGCCGAGGGGCTGAGCGCCGAGGCACGCGCGCGGATCGCGGGGCTGGGAGGCGAGGCGGCCCCCCTCAACCGCTCCGAGGTGCTCGAGCGGGACGCGTCGTGGACCCTCAAGCGGCAGGCGCTGCAGGCCGCCTTCGCCGAGCTCGCGCCGCAGCAGGCGGGCGAGCTCGACGCCTGGGTGGAGGCCGAGGGGGAGGGCCTCGTCCGCTTCGCGACGTGGTGCGTGCTCGCCGAGACCCACGGACCGCTCTGGGACACCGAGTGGCCCGTCGAGCTGCGGGACCCGCGGTCGTCGGCCGTCGCAGCCGTCCAGCAGGACCGCGCCGACGAGATCGCCTTCGTCTGCTGGCTGCAGTGGGTGGCGCAGCAGCAGCTCGCGACGGTCCAGGACGCCGCCCGCGAGGCGGGCATGCGGGTCGGGGTCATCCACGACCTCGCCGTGGGGATCCACCCCGAGGGCGCAGACTCGTGGGCCCTCGGCTCTGCCCTGGCCCGGGGCGTCACGGTGGGCGCGCCGCCGGACCAGTTCAACCAGCGTGGGCAGGACTGGAGCCAGCCGCCGTGGCGGCCGGACCGTCTCGCCGACCTCGGCTACCGGCCCTACCGCGAGATGATCCAGAGCGTCCTGCGCGACGCCGGTGGCGTGCGGGTCGACCACATCATCGGGCTCTTCCGCCTCTGGTGGATCCCCGAGGGGCACGCGCCGACCGACGGCGCCTACGTTCGCTACGACCACGAGGCGATGATCGGCATCCTCGCCCTCGAGGCGCACCGTGCCGGAGCGCTCGTCGTGGGGGAGGACCTCGGCGTCGTCGAGCCGTGGGTGCGGGAGCACCTCACCGAGCGGGGCATCCTCGGGACGAGCGTCGTGTGGTTCGAGTGGGGGGACGACGGTCGGCCGCTCCCGCCCGAGGCATACCGCCGGCTCTGCCTCGCCACCGTGACGACCCACGACCTGCCGCCGACCGCCGGCTACCTCGGCCTGCGGCACGTCGACCTGCGGGACGAGCTGGGCCTGCTCACCCGTCCGGTCGAGGAGGAGCGTGAGGCCGAGCGGGCCGTCGTCGGCATCGTCGAGGACACCCTCGTGGCGGCCGGGCTGCTCGCCGCAGACGCGCGAGGCGACATCCCCGCGGTCGCGGCCGCGCTGCACGACTGGCTGGCGGCCACCCCTTCGCTCCTCAAGGGCGTCGCCCTCACCGATCTCGTCGGTGACGTCCGGACGATCAACCAGCCCGGGACGGACGAGGAGTACGCGAACTGGCGTCTCCCGCTCGCCGGCCCGGACGAGCAGACTCTGCTCCTCGAGGACGTCGCAGGTCTCTGA
- a CDS encoding ABC transporter permease produces the protein MTEQTTTDAGKAPVPATPEAEERSAPARSLTADAWRALRRNPMFWVSGVLILMFLLMATVPGLFTDQDPTYGNLSRARIEPGSEHWFGTDRQGYDVFARTIYGARASILVGVLATVGTLLLGSFLGLLAGYAGGWLDAVISRLGDIFFAIPLLLAGIIFLSATSEMDTLLGIPIQGYFGVILQIVAVLVIFGWPSLMRLMRSSVIQVKPNDYVQAARALGASPLRIIRRHVLPNAMAPAIVVATINLGAYIAVEATLSFLGIGLRPPVVSWGVMINDSLVFLRSGTTLHALFFPALFLSICVLAFIMLVDAVRDAFDPKSR, from the coding sequence ATGACTGAGCAGACCACGACCGACGCCGGCAAGGCTCCCGTGCCCGCGACGCCAGAGGCCGAGGAGCGCTCGGCCCCGGCCCGCTCCCTGACCGCCGACGCGTGGCGCGCGCTGCGGCGCAACCCGATGTTCTGGGTCTCTGGGGTCCTCATCCTCATGTTCCTGCTCATGGCGACCGTCCCGGGGCTCTTCACCGACCAGGACCCGACCTACGGCAACCTCAGCCGAGCGCGGATCGAGCCCGGGAGCGAGCACTGGTTCGGGACCGACCGGCAGGGCTACGACGTCTTCGCCCGGACGATCTACGGAGCCCGCGCCTCGATCCTCGTCGGTGTCCTCGCGACCGTCGGGACGCTGCTCCTCGGGTCATTCCTGGGGCTGCTCGCGGGTTACGCCGGCGGCTGGCTGGACGCGGTCATCAGCCGGCTCGGAGACATCTTCTTCGCCATCCCGCTGCTGCTCGCAGGCATCATCTTCCTCTCGGCCACGAGCGAGATGGACACCTTGCTCGGCATCCCCATCCAGGGCTACTTCGGCGTGATCCTCCAGATCGTCGCCGTGCTCGTCATCTTCGGCTGGCCCAGCCTCATGCGCCTCATGCGCAGCTCGGTCATCCAGGTGAAGCCGAACGACTACGTCCAGGCGGCCCGGGCACTCGGCGCCTCCCCGCTGCGGATCATCCGCCGGCACGTCCTGCCCAACGCCATGGCTCCGGCGATCGTCGTCGCGACGATCAACCTCGGTGCCTACATCGCTGTCGAGGCGACGCTCTCGTTCCTCGGGATCGGCCTGCGCCCGCCGGTCGTCTCGTGGGGTGTGATGATCAACGACTCGCTCGTCTTCCTGCGCTCCGGGACGACGCTGCACGCCCTCTTCTTCCCGGCGCTCTTCCTCAGCATCTGCGTCCTCGCGTTCATCATGCTCGTCGATGCCGTGCGTGACGCGTTCGACCCGAAGAGCCGCTGA
- a CDS encoding ABC transporter permease: MGKYIVRRLLQMIPVVIGSTFLIYAMVFAMPGDPTAGKCGERACSPAYVADFREKYNLDDPLPIQYGKYMGIWPQDRDGQTEFDGVLTGELGENQYGIPVTEDLKQRFTVTGKLAVIALVFEGIIGIFAGVLAGLRKGGFMDNLVLVSTLFVISVPIFVTGFLAQYFLGLKWQIFPALVGSDPSIYALLLPGFVLGSTSLAYIARLMRTNISENIKSDYVRTAKAKGLSPRRIVGVHTLRNSMIPVITFMGYDFGALLGGAIVTEGIFNILGVGGYIYTGIRNRDGIAVVGAVTALVIVYLVMNLIVDLLYGALDPRISHD, from the coding sequence GTGGGCAAGTACATCGTGCGGCGGCTGCTGCAGATGATCCCGGTGGTCATCGGCTCGACGTTCCTGATCTACGCCATGGTCTTTGCCATGCCGGGCGACCCCACGGCAGGCAAGTGTGGCGAGCGTGCGTGCTCACCCGCCTACGTCGCGGACTTCCGCGAGAAGTACAACCTCGACGACCCGCTGCCGATCCAGTACGGCAAGTACATGGGGATCTGGCCGCAGGACCGGGACGGGCAGACGGAGTTCGACGGCGTCCTCACGGGTGAGCTCGGTGAGAACCAGTACGGCATCCCCGTCACCGAGGACCTCAAGCAGCGTTTCACCGTCACCGGCAAGCTCGCGGTCATCGCGCTCGTCTTCGAGGGGATCATCGGCATCTTTGCCGGTGTCCTGGCCGGCCTGCGCAAGGGCGGGTTCATGGACAACCTCGTCCTCGTGAGCACCCTCTTCGTCATCTCGGTGCCGATCTTCGTCACCGGCTTCCTCGCGCAGTACTTCCTCGGCCTGAAGTGGCAGATCTTCCCGGCGCTCGTCGGGTCCGACCCCTCGATCTACGCGCTGCTCCTGCCGGGCTTCGTCCTGGGCTCGACCTCCTTGGCCTACATCGCCCGGCTGATGCGCACCAACATCTCGGAGAACATCAAGTCCGACTACGTGCGGACCGCCAAGGCCAAGGGCCTGAGTCCGAGGCGGATCGTCGGGGTGCACACGCTGCGCAACTCGATGATCCCTGTCATCACCTTCATGGGCTACGACTTCGGTGCACTGCTCGGCGGTGCGATCGTCACGGAGGGGATCTTCAACATCCTCGGGGTCGGCGGGTACATCTACACCGGCATCCGCAACCGTGACGGCATCGCGGTGGTCGGAGCGGTGACCGCCCTGGTCATCGTCTATCTCGTGATGAACCTCATCGTCGACCTCCTCTACGGCGCCCTCGACCCCAGGATCAGCCATGACTGA
- the glsA gene encoding glutaminase A produces MADTFDDYLATILAAVQDEAGGEVHEVPRALAEADPGLLAAALCTTDGELHSVGDDEHEATIQSVSKAFVYALALEQHGIGEVLRAVDVEPSGEAYNVISVEAESKRPRNPMINAGALLVHALVGERGAEQDERVEIIRSRLSAMAGRELSIDEEAAKDELSQAHRNLAIAHMLRAEGVMPDDDPVDVVRGYTRQCSILVTPRDLAVMAATLANGGYRPGEDEEVVSAPVARHTLSVMATCGMYTAAGDWMSEIGIPAKSGVSGAIMGALPGRVGIATYAPRLDRHGTSVRGRAIFERLSDELDLHLLDDPHRQDTLWDRLRQQEA; encoded by the coding sequence ATGGCCGACACCTTCGACGACTACCTGGCAACGATCCTCGCGGCCGTCCAGGACGAGGCCGGGGGTGAGGTGCACGAGGTGCCCCGCGCCCTCGCCGAGGCCGACCCCGGGCTGCTCGCGGCGGCGCTGTGCACGACCGACGGCGAGCTGCACTCCGTCGGCGACGACGAGCACGAGGCGACGATCCAGTCCGTGTCCAAGGCCTTCGTGTACGCGCTGGCGCTCGAGCAGCACGGCATCGGAGAGGTGCTCCGTGCCGTGGACGTCGAGCCCTCCGGCGAGGCGTACAACGTCATCTCCGTCGAGGCGGAGTCGAAGCGGCCCCGCAACCCGATGATCAACGCCGGCGCGCTGCTCGTCCACGCGCTCGTCGGCGAGCGCGGCGCCGAGCAGGACGAGCGCGTCGAGATCATCCGCAGCCGGCTCTCGGCGATGGCCGGGCGCGAGCTGAGCATCGACGAGGAGGCGGCGAAGGACGAGCTCTCGCAGGCGCACCGCAACCTCGCCATCGCCCACATGCTGCGCGCTGAGGGCGTCATGCCGGACGACGACCCGGTCGACGTCGTGCGCGGGTACACGCGGCAGTGCTCGATCCTCGTCACCCCGCGCGACCTCGCGGTCATGGCGGCGACGCTGGCCAACGGCGGCTACCGGCCGGGAGAGGACGAGGAGGTCGTGTCGGCGCCCGTCGCCCGCCACACGCTGAGCGTCATGGCGACGTGCGGCATGTACACCGCCGCCGGCGACTGGATGTCGGAGATCGGCATCCCCGCCAAGAGCGGCGTCTCCGGCGCGATCATGGGCGCGCTGCCCGGCCGGGTGGGGATCGCGACGTACGCGCCGCGCCTGGACCGGCACGGCACGAGCGTGCGCGGACGGGCGATCTTCGAGCGGCTCAGTGACGAGCTCGACCTGCACCTCCTCGACGACCCGCACCGCCAGGACACCCTCTGGGACCGCCTCCGCCAGCAAGAAGCCTGA
- a CDS encoding deoxycytidylate deaminase yields MTSAPTVPGWDEYFLGIANAVAARAKCTRRRVGALLVIDHRIIATGYNGAAPGEPDCLEGACPRGALDYDTVPGLGDYDRPGTPGFCIAIHAEVNALLFATRDTKGATAYITDPPCPGCRKALAAAGIVRAVWPGGEHDRVGLTTWT; encoded by the coding sequence ATGACGAGCGCGCCGACGGTCCCGGGCTGGGACGAGTACTTCCTCGGTATCGCGAACGCGGTCGCGGCACGGGCCAAGTGCACCCGCCGACGTGTCGGCGCGCTCCTCGTCATCGACCACCGGATCATCGCGACCGGCTACAACGGTGCGGCCCCGGGCGAGCCGGACTGCCTCGAGGGGGCGTGCCCGCGCGGGGCGCTCGACTACGACACCGTGCCGGGGCTGGGCGACTACGACCGGCCCGGCACCCCCGGCTTCTGCATCGCCATCCACGCCGAGGTCAACGCGCTGCTCTTCGCCACCCGGGACACCAAGGGGGCGACGGCCTACATCACCGACCCGCCCTGCCCGGGCTGCCGCAAGGCGCTCGCCGCTGCGGGCATCGTCCGGGCGGTCTGGCCGGGCGGGGAGCACGACCGGGTCGGCCTGACCACCTGGACCTGA
- a CDS encoding DMT family transporter, producing MPWIVLILSGVLEAVWATALGRSEGLSRVGPTVTFGVAVVLSMAGLAYAMRDLPTGTAYAVWVGIGASLTVVYGMATGSEPVSLIKVLLILGLVGCIVGLKLVSGH from the coding sequence ATGCCGTGGATCGTCCTCATCCTCAGCGGGGTCCTCGAGGCCGTGTGGGCCACCGCCCTCGGTCGCTCGGAGGGCCTCTCCCGGGTCGGCCCCACCGTGACCTTCGGGGTCGCCGTCGTCCTCTCGATGGCCGGTCTCGCCTACGCGATGCGTGACCTGCCCACCGGCACTGCGTACGCCGTCTGGGTCGGGATCGGCGCCTCGCTCACCGTCGTCTACGGGATGGCGACGGGCTCAGAGCCGGTCTCCCTCATCAAGGTCCTGCTCATCCTCGGGCTGGTCGGCTGCATCGTCGGCCTCAAGCTCGTCAGCGGCCACTGA